In the Advenella kashmirensis WT001 genome, one interval contains:
- a CDS encoding type III pantothenate kinase, translated as MLTVLIDAGNSRIKVSFFDSTDRSVDKGVHAFAAADLNALADLIRQLPQAPASALGVSVTTEAIRQELDTILAPCPIQWQTPGARLLRLKNRYHNPAELGPDRWLGLLGILAARPVDGPMMLVSFGTATTVDTIDDHETFLGGVIFPGVSMMQSSLGAGTARLPVAPMPAQVWPSFPQNTQAAIAAGIVAAQTGGVIRQWQQVTEHLGRAPLVFVTGGARAAILPELQARIDSFSVDMGFGTIPLIESESPVLDGLRALAQHSTDA; from the coding sequence ATGCTGACCGTTCTGATTGACGCGGGCAATTCGCGCATCAAAGTTTCCTTTTTCGATTCGACAGACCGGTCTGTCGACAAGGGCGTTCATGCCTTTGCTGCGGCGGATCTGAATGCGCTGGCCGACCTGATCAGGCAACTGCCGCAGGCGCCAGCCAGTGCGCTGGGCGTTAGTGTTACCACCGAGGCGATCCGGCAGGAACTGGACACGATCCTCGCGCCGTGCCCCATCCAGTGGCAGACGCCGGGAGCGCGCCTGCTGCGGCTGAAAAACCGTTATCACAACCCGGCCGAGCTTGGGCCCGACCGCTGGCTCGGCCTGCTGGGCATTCTGGCTGCGCGACCGGTTGATGGCCCGATGATGCTGGTCAGTTTCGGGACAGCGACCACGGTTGATACGATTGATGATCATGAAACCTTTCTGGGCGGGGTCATTTTCCCTGGCGTGAGCATGATGCAATCATCGCTGGGCGCGGGAACGGCCCGCCTGCCCGTTGCCCCGATGCCGGCACAGGTGTGGCCATCGTTTCCGCAAAACACCCAGGCGGCCATTGCCGCCGGCATTGTGGCTGCGCAAACCGGAGGCGTGATCAGACAGTGGCAGCAGGTAACCGAACATCTGGGCCGCGCCCCGCTGGTCTTTGTGACAGGGGGCGCGCGCGCAGCGATCTTGCCGGAACTGCAGGCGCGTATCGATTCATTCAGCGTTGATATGGGATTTGGTACAATACCGCTCATCGAGAGCGAATCGCCAGTCCTTGACGGCCTGCGCGCGCTTGCACAGCACTCAACGGACGCCTGA
- a CDS encoding FmdB family zinc ribbon protein codes for MPIYAYKCSACGHAKDVLQKMSDAPLTTCPECGQSTFSKQVTAAGFQLKGSGWYVTDFRGGGNGAATAPAKSDAGGAGQSAAPPAAAPASSSSEGSAA; via the coding sequence GTGCCTATTTATGCATATAAATGCAGCGCCTGCGGCCATGCCAAGGATGTGCTGCAAAAGATGTCCGATGCGCCGCTGACCACCTGTCCCGAGTGTGGCCAAAGCACGTTTTCCAAGCAGGTTACTGCTGCCGGCTTTCAGCTCAAAGGCTCTGGCTGGTACGTAACTGATTTCCGCGGCGGCGGCAATGGCGCCGCCACTGCGCCGGCCAAGTCCGACGCCGGCGGTGCCGGTCAGAGCGCGGCCCCTCCGGCAGCTGCGCCGGCCTCATCTTCATCTGAAGGCAGCGCTGCATAA
- a CDS encoding alpha/beta hydrolase, which translates to MAIQTEPFDTVGPAGRIDCLVDWPDPGQPLLGWALVLHPHPLHGGTRNNKVVTTLARAYAQAGYAVLRPDFRGIGKSEGSFDQARGETADMQQLIQAFLAAHPQLDGKPWLLAGFSFGTSVAAQLYSVLREEQTQPLPQLLTLVGTAVKRFAWREVVLPANTVVIHGERDEVVPLQEVFDWIASYRIAVTVIPGATHFFHGYLIELKKLALDALQQMSAETAV; encoded by the coding sequence ATGGCCATCCAGACTGAACCGTTTGATACCGTGGGTCCGGCAGGCCGCATCGACTGTCTGGTTGACTGGCCCGATCCGGGCCAGCCGCTACTGGGTTGGGCGCTGGTTCTGCATCCACACCCGCTACATGGCGGCACGCGCAACAACAAAGTGGTCACGACCCTGGCGCGCGCATACGCGCAGGCTGGTTACGCCGTGCTGCGCCCTGATTTTCGCGGTATCGGCAAATCTGAAGGCAGTTTTGACCAGGCGCGCGGCGAAACCGCAGACATGCAGCAGCTGATTCAGGCGTTTTTGGCTGCCCATCCGCAACTGGACGGCAAGCCATGGCTGCTGGCCGGTTTTTCGTTTGGCACGTCGGTGGCCGCGCAACTGTACTCGGTGTTGCGCGAAGAGCAAACCCAGCCCTTGCCGCAATTGCTTACTTTGGTGGGCACGGCAGTAAAGCGATTCGCCTGGCGCGAGGTAGTGCTGCCTGCCAACACAGTGGTGATCCACGGGGAACGCGATGAAGTGGTGCCGCTGCAGGAAGTGTTTGACTGGATTGCCAGCTACCGCATTGCCGTGACGGTTATTCCGGGCGCTACCCATTTTTTTCATGGCTATCTGATCGAATTGAAAAAACTGGCGCTTGACGCGTTGCAGCAGATGTCCGCCGAAACCGCCGTGTAA
- a CDS encoding site-2 protease family protein: MDDIIRAITIYAIPLIFAITLAEAARGFVAHKLGDRTALMLGRLTLNPARHIDPIGTILVPLLLIAANPGFVVGWPKPIPVNEAHFANPKRDSILLALARPVANLLMGILWVITARVLLGFGLLDSYWWKVAIAGFTLNIFLMVFNLLPIPPMDGSRIIAGFLPAKWAIAYQRLEPYGFFIVLGLIAFGLLQVVLLPVISVVLDLLGRLFLFG; this comes from the coding sequence ATGGATGATATTATCCGTGCCATTACCATTTACGCCATTCCGCTGATTTTTGCCATTACGCTGGCCGAAGCGGCACGCGGCTTTGTCGCCCACAAGCTGGGAGATCGCACGGCCTTGATGCTGGGTCGCCTTACCCTTAATCCGGCCAGGCATATCGATCCCATCGGCACCATTCTTGTGCCATTGCTGCTGATCGCCGCCAACCCGGGTTTTGTGGTGGGCTGGCCCAAGCCAATTCCGGTGAACGAGGCGCACTTTGCCAACCCGAAGCGCGACAGTATCCTGCTGGCGCTGGCCAGGCCCGTGGCCAATCTGCTGATGGGCATTTTGTGGGTGATTACGGCGCGTGTGCTGCTGGGCTTTGGCCTGCTGGACAGTTACTGGTGGAAGGTGGCTATCGCCGGCTTTACGCTCAATATCTTCCTGATGGTCTTTAACCTGCTGCCTATTCCTCCCATGGACGGCAGCCGCATTATCGCCGGCTTTTTGCCTGCAAAATGGGCCATCGCCTATCAGCGGCTGGAGCCCTACGGGTTTTTCATTGTGCTTGGTCTGATCGCCTTTGGTTTGTTGCAGGTCGTGCTGCTGCCGGTCATCAGTGTCGTGCTTGACCTGCTTGGGCGTCTGTTTCTGTTCGGATAA
- a CDS encoding endonuclease/exonuclease/phosphatase family protein: MTTLKVVSYNIHKGKSAFGKRVSLADLQCGLTQLSADLVFLQEVQGRNSRFESLHAQQDMLANHLSMDVCYGCNAVRTDTDHGNALLSRFRIVEHENEDISDHRLEQRGVLHARVEIDGRMVHCFVAHLGLFAASRGRQVVAIIERIKRLVPDHEPLILAGDFNDWNEKLAPYFDHELGLHEVFANSPLRIDNELPRLKTSLRSMMAGRGLMAVDQLAPPRTFPAMFPWLRLDRMYQRGFTILSAQVLKGRPWTRISDHAPILAELELA, from the coding sequence ATGACTACACTTAAGGTCGTCAGCTATAACATTCACAAAGGCAAGTCAGCATTTGGCAAGCGGGTATCGCTCGCTGATCTGCAGTGCGGGTTGACGCAGCTGAGTGCAGATCTTGTGTTCCTGCAGGAAGTGCAGGGCCGCAACAGCCGGTTCGAATCGCTGCACGCCCAGCAGGATATGCTAGCAAATCATTTGTCAATGGATGTCTGTTATGGCTGCAATGCCGTGCGTACAGACACCGATCATGGCAATGCGCTGCTTTCCCGGTTTCGCATTGTGGAGCATGAGAACGAGGATATTTCCGACCATCGGCTGGAGCAGCGCGGTGTGCTGCACGCGCGAGTGGAAATCGACGGCAGAATGGTTCACTGTTTTGTTGCCCACCTGGGACTCTTTGCCGCCAGTCGCGGCCGCCAGGTCGTTGCCATTATCGAACGCATCAAGCGGCTGGTGCCGGATCATGAACCGCTTATTCTGGCCGGTGATTTCAACGACTGGAATGAAAAACTGGCGCCTTATTTCGATCATGAGCTGGGCCTGCACGAGGTGTTCGCCAACAGCCCGCTGCGGATCGATAACGAGTTGCCGCGCCTGAAAACGTCATTGCGCAGCATGATGGCCGGTCGCGGTCTGATGGCTGTAGATCAACTGGCACCACCGCGTACATTTCCGGCCATGTTCCCCTGGTTGCGGCTGGACCGCATGTATCAACGTGGCTTTACCATCCTGTCGGCGCAGGTGCTCAAGGGGCGGCCCTGGACGCGCATTTCCGACCATGCGCCGATTCTGGCCGAACTGGAATTGGCCTGA
- a CDS encoding 3-hydroxybutyrate dehydrogenase, with the protein MTTEVQTSLAGKVALVTGAASGLGKEIAETYAKAGAAVGIADLNLDGANKVAEQINAAGGKAFGIAMDVTDEAQVNKGVDDLVAHFGALDILVSNAGIQTIESIDKFEFAKWKKMLAIHLDGAFLTTKAALQHMYKAKKGVVIYMGSVHSHEASKLKAPYVTAKHGLLGLARVLAKEGAAHNVRSHVICPGFVRTPIVEKQIPEQAKELGISEEEVVKNVMLAGTVDGEFTTPQDIAQTALFLAAFPNNALTGQSVVVSHGWFMQ; encoded by the coding sequence ATGACAACCGAAGTACAAACCTCACTCGCCGGCAAAGTGGCATTGGTTACCGGCGCGGCCAGCGGCCTGGGCAAGGAAATTGCCGAAACCTATGCCAAGGCAGGTGCCGCAGTGGGCATTGCAGACCTGAATCTGGACGGCGCCAATAAAGTGGCAGAGCAAATTAACGCCGCCGGCGGCAAAGCCTTTGGCATTGCCATGGACGTGACCGACGAGGCGCAGGTGAATAAGGGCGTGGATGATCTTGTCGCGCACTTTGGCGCGCTCGATATCCTGGTGTCAAATGCAGGCATCCAGACTATTGAGTCTATCGACAAGTTCGAGTTTGCAAAGTGGAAGAAAATGCTTGCCATTCATCTGGATGGTGCATTTCTGACCACCAAAGCGGCCTTGCAGCATATGTACAAGGCAAAGAAAGGCGTGGTCATTTATATGGGATCGGTGCATTCGCATGAGGCCTCGAAACTGAAAGCGCCTTATGTGACTGCCAAGCACGGCCTGCTCGGGCTGGCCCGGGTGCTGGCCAAAGAGGGCGCAGCCCACAATGTGCGCTCGCATGTGATTTGTCCCGGTTTTGTGCGCACGCCGATCGTGGAAAAACAGATTCCGGAGCAGGCCAAGGAATTGGGTATTTCGGAAGAAGAAGTGGTCAAAAACGTCATGCTGGCCGGTACCGTGGACGGTGAATTTACGACGCCGCAGGATATTGCGCAGACGGCCCTGTTCCTGGCTGCGTTTCCCAATAACGCGCTTACCGGTCAATCGGTCGTGGTCAGCCACGGCTGGTTCATGCAGTAA
- a CDS encoding helix-turn-helix transcriptional regulator, with product MNILNHPHPGVILREDVIVPLGLTVSDAAEKLGMSRTAFSRVINGKAGISPIWQSDWKQRALAPPASGSPYKLNTILKKPSSISNQKLPV from the coding sequence ATGAACATACTGAACCACCCACATCCTGGCGTCATTTTGCGTGAAGATGTCATTGTTCCGTTGGGTCTGACGGTAAGCGATGCTGCTGAAAAATTAGGCATGTCTCGAACCGCATTTTCACGCGTAATTAATGGAAAGGCGGGAATTAGCCCGATTTGGCAATCAGACTGGAAACAGCGGGCATTAGCTCCGCCCGCTTCTGGATCGCCTTACAAGCTGAATACGATCTTGAAAAAGCCAAGCAGCATAAGCAACCAAAAGTTGCCCGTTTAA
- the ypfJ gene encoding KPN_02809 family neutral zinc metallopeptidase yields MRLDDQEQSSNVEDRRGSGGFGRGGMRLGGGKIGIGTIVVALAAWYFLGINPMTILGGGDIMQEPAGQSQQAGQPVANDKDKVFISKVLKTTENVWTGIFKQNGGTYQNPALVLYSGATRSACGVGQAAMGPFYCPEDRKVYLDMSFFHQMGAQMGVQGDFAQGYVLAHEVGHHVQNLLGVMDKMAQARSSMNERQANDLSVRVELQADCFAGIWAHELQKEGTIIEDGDIEEAMNAAAAVGDDHIQKQAQGYVVPDSFTHGSSEQRMSWFKRGLAGGDMKQCNTFAQQ; encoded by the coding sequence ATGCGATTAGACGATCAGGAACAAAGCAGCAATGTGGAAGACCGCCGCGGATCCGGCGGCTTTGGCCGTGGCGGCATGCGGCTGGGTGGGGGCAAGATCGGCATTGGCACGATCGTTGTTGCACTGGCCGCCTGGTACTTTCTGGGCATCAATCCGATGACCATTCTGGGCGGCGGCGATATCATGCAGGAACCCGCCGGCCAGTCACAGCAAGCCGGCCAGCCGGTTGCCAATGACAAGGACAAAGTATTTATTTCCAAGGTGCTCAAAACCACCGAAAACGTCTGGACTGGCATTTTCAAGCAGAATGGCGGCACCTATCAGAATCCGGCTCTGGTACTCTACTCCGGCGCTACCCGCTCCGCCTGCGGTGTGGGTCAGGCAGCGATGGGGCCGTTTTATTGCCCTGAGGATCGCAAGGTGTACCTGGACATGAGCTTCTTTCATCAAATGGGGGCGCAAATGGGCGTGCAGGGCGACTTTGCACAGGGCTATGTACTGGCTCACGAAGTTGGGCATCATGTGCAGAATCTTCTGGGCGTCATGGATAAAATGGCCCAGGCGCGCAGTTCCATGAACGAGCGCCAGGCCAACGATCTGTCGGTGCGCGTCGAACTGCAGGCAGACTGCTTTGCAGGAATCTGGGCACATGAACTGCAGAAAGAAGGCACGATTATTGAAGACGGCGACATTGAGGAAGCCATGAACGCTGCCGCAGCGGTTGGCGATGATCATATCCAGAAGCAGGCCCAGGGTTATGTGGTGCCTGACTCCTTTACGCATGGCTCTTCAGAGCAGCGCATGAGCTGGTTCAAGCGCGGCCTGGCCGGCGGCGATATGAAACAGTGCAATACGTTTGCGCAGCAGTGA
- a CDS encoding biotin--[acetyl-CoA-carboxylase] ligase, which translates to MSLLPSASVLQKTLYSALPDFASIAWVEQVGSTNVNLMQEVRSTQSAMGRPALLGAHTQTSGRGRAGRRWQDTPGSTLMFSCAYDVFVPPARLPMLAPVVGIVACEQLRKVAGPAVQDRLLMKWPNDILYDQAKLSGLLVESTGRCNANRSTIMWLSLAWG; encoded by the coding sequence ATGTCCCTGTTACCCAGCGCCTCCGTTCTGCAAAAAACCCTTTATTCCGCATTGCCGGACTTTGCCAGCATTGCTTGGGTTGAACAGGTCGGTTCGACCAACGTCAATTTGATGCAGGAAGTCAGAAGTACGCAGTCGGCCATGGGCCGGCCGGCGCTGCTGGGCGCTCATACCCAGACCAGCGGACGCGGCAGGGCAGGACGGCGCTGGCAGGATACGCCGGGTTCCACGCTGATGTTTTCCTGCGCCTACGATGTATTCGTGCCGCCTGCGCGCCTGCCCATGCTGGCGCCGGTGGTAGGAATTGTCGCCTGCGAGCAGTTGCGAAAAGTCGCCGGTCCGGCAGTGCAGGACCGCCTGCTCATGAAATGGCCCAATGACATTCTGTACGATCAGGCCAAGCTGTCTGGGCTGCTGGTCGAATCGACCGGCCGCTGCAACGCGAATCGCAGCACCATCATGTGGTTATCGTTGGCATGGGGATGA
- a CDS encoding patatin-like phospholipase family protein — MVQLPEYERIALVLQGGGALGAYQAGVFEGLEQAGIEPNWISGISIGALNTAIIAGNPPGKRAQRLREFWDTICQPNNGFGLMPWLEQSLFRFNDLTRSSLSAMYGMSAMMDGQKGFFTPRFPPPSLYTKGSVEHTGFYDMAPLRETLERLCDFDLINQGHLNVSVGAVNVRTGNFTYFCNDKHRLTAAHFMASGALPPAFAPVLIDGEYYWDGGIMSNTPLGYVLDAQVNADTLVFQVDLWSARGHLPDNMLQVYDRVKEIQYSSRTRLVTNQWARTQRMRSVMAKVLEQLPDKHGLDAETLEMARAIADSKHCNVIQLIYRDREYESYNKDYQFGVSAMRDHWKSGLKDIRSTLSHPDYLAMPDNDISFVTHDIHRNQSEAARKRKF, encoded by the coding sequence ATGGTTCAGTTGCCCGAGTACGAGCGGATTGCGCTGGTTTTGCAGGGTGGGGGCGCGCTTGGCGCCTATCAGGCTGGCGTATTCGAAGGTCTGGAGCAGGCCGGGATAGAGCCCAACTGGATTTCCGGTATCTCCATTGGTGCGCTTAACACCGCCATCATTGCCGGAAATCCGCCGGGCAAACGGGCGCAACGGCTTCGTGAGTTCTGGGATACCATCTGCCAGCCCAATAATGGGTTTGGGCTGATGCCGTGGCTGGAGCAGAGCCTGTTCCGCTTCAATGACCTGACCCGTAGCAGTTTGTCAGCCATGTATGGCATGTCTGCCATGATGGACGGGCAAAAAGGCTTTTTCACGCCGCGCTTTCCGCCGCCCTCGTTGTATACGAAAGGCAGCGTGGAGCATACCGGTTTTTATGATATGGCGCCATTGCGCGAGACGCTTGAACGGCTGTGCGATTTTGATCTGATCAACCAGGGGCATCTGAACGTGTCGGTCGGCGCCGTCAACGTGCGCACCGGCAATTTCACCTATTTCTGCAACGACAAGCACCGCCTGACAGCGGCGCATTTTATGGCCTCTGGCGCATTGCCGCCGGCCTTCGCGCCGGTTCTGATCGATGGCGAGTATTACTGGGATGGCGGCATCATGTCCAACACGCCGCTGGGCTATGTACTGGATGCGCAAGTGAATGCCGATACTCTGGTCTTCCAGGTGGATTTATGGAGCGCCCGCGGGCATTTGCCCGACAATATGCTGCAGGTCTATGACCGGGTCAAGGAAATCCAGTACTCCAGCCGTACCCGGCTTGTCACCAATCAATGGGCGCGCACGCAGCGTATGCGCTCGGTCATGGCCAAAGTGCTGGAGCAGTTGCCGGACAAGCACGGGCTGGATGCGGAAACCCTGGAAATGGCGCGGGCGATTGCCGACAGCAAGCACTGCAATGTGATTCAGCTTATTTACCGCGATCGCGAGTACGAATCGTACAACAAGGATTATCAGTTCGGCGTGAGTGCCATGCGCGATCACTGGAAATCCGGGCTTAAGGATATCCGCAGTACGCTATCGCACCCCGACTATCTTGCCATGCCCGATAATGATATTTCATTTGTGACGCATGACATTCATCGCAATCAAAGCGAAGCAGCCCGCAAGAGAAAGTTCTGA
- a CDS encoding 3-deoxy-D-manno-octulosonic acid transferase — protein sequence MASPLLLWWLQRRARKAGGVWDIRGPERYGRYTERQQQQPGPHDDDEGYAESVFDFVRPVWVHAVSLGETRAAQPLVQALLDQGLPVLLTHFTETGRSIGGKLFAPAINTGRLCQAWMPYDFPEAVQGFLDYWKPRCCILIEREIWPNMVAQAKKQNIPVIVASARFSPTSLRRGQLLGSVLRKALTSIDLILTQTHIDAARLAEIGVKRTRVVGNLKFDLRISPEQSHMGQVARRHIGRPVIVIASTREGEDELFTRAIAEVKKTYQSESGGQGEADRQGASGIAPNRMPLFVLVPRHPQRFDLVADYLADDGLSFCRRSAFPTDNQLRTADVLLGDSVGEMFFFYGLADVAIVAGSFAELGGQNHIEASALGLPVIVGPHTRNFQQSVEDALAEGAARRAQTPSEAIALALRILENPELRLGMSRAAKEWLSLHEGATDRIMSALQPYLK from the coding sequence ATGGCCTCACCCTTGCTGCTGTGGTGGCTGCAGCGGCGCGCGCGCAAGGCAGGAGGTGTTTGGGATATTCGCGGTCCCGAGCGATACGGTCGATATACTGAAAGACAGCAACAGCAGCCCGGCCCGCATGACGATGACGAGGGTTATGCCGAATCGGTCTTCGATTTTGTTCGGCCGGTGTGGGTGCATGCCGTCAGCCTGGGCGAGACCCGGGCCGCCCAGCCGCTGGTGCAGGCGTTGCTGGATCAGGGCTTGCCTGTTCTGCTAACGCATTTTACGGAAACCGGCAGATCCATCGGTGGCAAACTGTTCGCGCCAGCCATCAATACCGGCAGATTGTGCCAGGCGTGGATGCCTTACGATTTTCCCGAAGCAGTGCAAGGGTTTCTGGATTACTGGAAGCCGCGCTGCTGTATCCTGATCGAACGCGAAATCTGGCCCAATATGGTGGCCCAGGCCAAGAAACAGAATATTCCCGTTATCGTGGCCAGTGCGCGTTTTTCGCCGACGTCGCTGCGGCGTGGCCAACTGTTGGGCAGTGTGCTGCGCAAGGCGCTCACCAGTATTGATCTGATTCTCACCCAGACCCACATTGACGCAGCGCGTCTTGCGGAAATCGGCGTCAAGCGCACCAGGGTGGTCGGTAACCTGAAGTTTGACCTGCGCATCTCGCCCGAGCAGTCGCATATGGGACAGGTGGCGCGGCGCCATATCGGGCGGCCTGTCATTGTGATTGCCAGCACCCGGGAAGGCGAAGACGAGCTGTTTACCCGCGCTATAGCCGAGGTAAAAAAGACCTATCAGTCAGAGTCGGGCGGACAGGGCGAAGCAGACCGGCAAGGCGCATCGGGCATCGCCCCCAATCGGATGCCGCTATTTGTCCTGGTGCCGCGACACCCGCAACGCTTTGATCTGGTTGCCGACTATCTGGCCGATGACGGCCTGAGTTTCTGTCGCCGCAGTGCCTTTCCGACCGATAACCAATTGCGCACGGCCGATGTATTGCTGGGTGATTCGGTTGGGGAAATGTTTTTCTTTTATGGGCTGGCTGACGTGGCCATCGTGGCCGGCAGTTTTGCCGAGCTGGGTGGTCAGAACCATATCGAAGCCAGTGCGCTTGGCCTGCCTGTCATTGTGGGTCCGCATACCCGCAATTTTCAGCAATCGGTGGAAGATGCGCTGGCCGAAGGCGCAGCCCGCCGCGCCCAGACGCCCTCCGAGGCCATTGCCCTGGCGTTGCGAATTTTGGAGAATCCCGAATTGCGCCTGGGCATGAGTCGCGCTGCCAAAGAATGGCTGTCCCTGCACGAGGGCGCCACCGATAGAATCATGTCTGCGTTGCAGCCTTATTTGAAGTAA
- a CDS encoding type II toxin-antitoxin system RelE/ParE family toxin: protein MIKSFRHKGLEIFFRTASTRGIQAAHAAKLGRILRSLNVAQAPSDMNLPGYDLHPLKGDLKGSWSVSVNGNWRVIFVFVGTDVELVDYLDYH, encoded by the coding sequence ATGATAAAAAGTTTTCGCCACAAAGGACTTGAAATTTTTTTCCGCACAGCTTCAACACGCGGCATTCAAGCAGCCCATGCCGCTAAACTAGGGCGAATATTGCGCTCATTGAACGTTGCCCAAGCGCCTTCTGACATGAACTTACCTGGATATGATCTACATCCATTGAAGGGGGATTTGAAGGGTTCCTGGTCCGTTAGCGTCAATGGAAATTGGCGTGTGATTTTTGTTTTTGTGGGAACAGATGTTGAGCTTGTCGACTATCTGGACTATCACTAA
- a CDS encoding putative Na+/H+ antiporter, producing the protein MPDKIELIATVLFAIAIVHTFSVPFFARRAHRGGPHSGLWHAFSEVEAVFGLWAAILIIFMGVTGGLESAVKYMDSRNFTEPLFVFAIMVVAASRPILVMVGTTVRYLARVLPLQTSIATFFLTLTLVPLAGSFITEPAAMTLAALLLKRAFFDHSSHTRFKYMAVGVLFVNISIGGVLTSYAAPPVLMVASSFGWDTVYMATHFGWKAALAVVINASVLTFLMRKELVVAGEHANEQTRSNSDERAPIPWFVILIHLAFLASIVIFAHHPAMFMGLMMLFVGYCSAYEHYQDKLMIKEALMVAFFLAGLIVLGGLQQWWLQDLLAGLSPAMLYWGATALTAITDNAALTYLGSLVEGTNELWRYMLVAGAVTGGGLTVIANAPNPAGFSILKGCFPDEAISPKYLLLAALVPTLVAAAMFLLPVQLLGNTGL; encoded by the coding sequence ATGCCGGACAAGATCGAGTTGATCGCAACGGTGCTGTTTGCGATTGCCATTGTGCACACCTTTTCGGTGCCGTTTTTTGCCAGAAGAGCACATCGGGGCGGACCGCACTCAGGCTTGTGGCATGCCTTTTCCGAAGTGGAAGCCGTGTTCGGCTTATGGGCGGCCATTCTGATCATTTTCATGGGCGTGACCGGCGGGCTCGAGAGCGCCGTCAAATATATGGACAGCCGAAACTTTACCGAGCCGCTGTTCGTATTTGCCATCATGGTTGTTGCCGCCAGCCGGCCTATTCTTGTCATGGTGGGCACAACGGTGCGCTATCTGGCCCGCGTGCTGCCCCTGCAGACTTCGATTGCCACCTTTTTTCTGACGCTCACGCTGGTGCCGCTGGCCGGATCGTTTATTACCGAACCGGCCGCGATGACACTGGCCGCCTTGCTGCTCAAGCGTGCGTTCTTTGATCACAGCAGCCACACCCGGTTCAAATACATGGCCGTGGGCGTGCTGTTCGTCAATATTTCCATCGGCGGGGTGCTTACTTCCTATGCGGCGCCGCCGGTGCTGATGGTGGCCAGCTCATTTGGCTGGGACACAGTGTACATGGCGACCCATTTCGGCTGGAAAGCGGCGCTTGCGGTCGTGATCAATGCCAGCGTGCTGACCTTTTTGATGCGCAAGGAGCTGGTGGTGGCCGGTGAGCATGCGAATGAGCAGACCCGGAGCAATAGTGACGAACGCGCGCCAATACCGTGGTTTGTCATTCTGATTCATCTGGCATTTCTGGCCAGCATTGTGATTTTCGCGCATCATCCGGCCATGTTCATGGGATTGATGATGCTGTTTGTCGGCTATTGCTCGGCCTACGAACATTATCAGGATAAGCTGATGATCAAAGAGGCGCTGATGGTAGCGTTCTTTCTGGCCGGCCTGATTGTGTTGGGCGGGCTGCAGCAATGGTGGCTGCAGGATCTGCTGGCAGGATTGTCGCCTGCGATGCTGTACTGGGGTGCAACGGCATTGACTGCGATTACCGATAACGCTGCATTAACGTATCTCGGCTCACTGGTGGAAGGCACCAATGAGCTCTGGCGCTATATGCTGGTCGCGGGTGCGGTGACCGGCGGTGGCCTGACGGTGATCGCCAATGCGCCCAATCCGGCGGGGTTCTCTATCCTCAAGGGATGCTTTCCTGACGAGGCGATTTCACCCAAATATCTGTTGCTGGCAGCGCTGGTTCCCACGCTGGTAGCAGCGGCCATGTTTTTGCTGCCGGTGCAACTTCTGGGAAATACAGGCCTGTAA